Within Gammaproteobacteria bacterium, the genomic segment CGCAACAGCCTGCCGCCCATAGAACCACAGAGTGCTGACGAGATCGAGTCCATCCATCAGGAGTCATTGAGAGTGCTAGCTGAACTCGGCATGAAAGTCACCGAAGTCCAAGCTCCAAAAATTTATACAGAAGGCGGCGCAAGAGTCGATCGAGCGGAAGAGTTGGTCTATCTCGATCCCGAGATGGTCGAGGAAGTCATCAAAACTGTGCCGGCGGAGTACATACACAATGCCCGTAATCCCCATAAGTCAGTGACTCTCGGGGGCAATCACATTACCTTTTCCGGTGTCGCCGGTCCCGCATTCGTATCGGACCTCGATCGAGGCCGGCGCCCGGGGACTTATGTGGAACTGTGCGACTACAAGAAATTGTTCCAGAGCTTTGACATTATCCACTATGCACTTGGTGGGTTTGAACCCCTCGACTTGCCCGAGAACAGCCGACATCTTGACATTCTGTTGGCTCAGATTCGTTATACCGATAAGTGCATCAGCACTTCCCTGCTCGGCAGCAACCGTGCTCGGGATGGCCTGAACATGGCGTGCATCCTTTTTGGTATCGACTTCGATGACTTACCCGAACACGTTGTGATCACCGGCAATATCAACACCAATTCACCGCGTCTGCTCGATGGGCCCATGGCAGGCGGATTGATCGAACTCGCCAGGGCAGGACAACCGGTGATTGTGACGCCCTTCACACTGGCCGGTGCGATGGCTCCGGTGACCGTCATCGGCGCCATCACCCAGCAGAATGCCGAGGCATTAGCCGGCATTGTACTCACCCAGTTGGTGCGACCAGGCGTACCCGTAGTCTATGGTGGATTCACTTCAAATGTGGATATGCGCACTGGTTCACCGGCGTTTGGAACGCCGGAACAGACCAAAGCCAGTCTCATCACCGGACAGCTTTGCCGTCGATACCAAATACCCTTTCGCTCAAGCAACACCAACGCGTCAACCAGTGTTGACGCCCAATCGGCCTACGAAAGTGAGATGTCACTTTGGGGCGCGGTCATGGGGCATGCCAACATGGTCATCCATGGTGGCGGTTGGCTTGAAGGCGGTTTGGTCGCTTCGTTTGAGAAGTTGATCATCGATGTAGAGATGATGCAGATGATGGCTGCGTTTGTCGAACCTTTGGCAGTCAACGACCAAACCCTGGCCATCGATGCGATGCGCGAAGTACAACCCGGAGGACATTATTTCGGCACGACCCACACCATGGCGCGTTACGATACCGCGTTTTATACACCTGTGGTATCGGACTGGACTAACTTCGAAAACTGGAAGGAAGCCGGTGGCCTCGACTCAGCACAACGAGCGAACGCGGTCTGGAAGCAAGTAATCAACGACTATGAACAACCTCCCTTAGATCCAGCTATCCTGGAGGAACTTGAGGCCTTTATCGCGCGCCGTAAACGTGAACTCATCGGCGCTGATGCTGTTCTCCGCTAAATAGATCCATCAAACAGATGCTCTCTAGACATCGGGCAAGAGCTCACTGAACTATTTTGCTTTTATCACATAATGGCTAAGTTGCAGCCCATCCAGGATAGAACGTGACCCACATCGACCTACTGCCACAAGATGATTCCACCAACGGCTGGAACAATATTCTGCCGCCGCGGAATCCGAACCCGCCATTGACAGACACGGTAAGCCCCGATTGGGTGGTTGTCGGTGCTGGGTTTGCGGGTTTGGCTGCAGCACGGCGCCTGGCCGAGAACCGACCGCAAGATCAGATCATTCTACTGGAGGCTCAGAATCTCGCAGGTGCAGCCTCGGGTCGCAATGCTGGCTTTGCGATTGACCTTCCCCACGGTCAGCAACTTCAAGATGAGCTTTCTGTGATGCCCAGACATATTAGGCTTGCCCGAAGTGCCATAGATTATCTCCAGCAACAAATCGATACCCATAGTATCGAGTGTCAATGGAGCTCCAGGGGGCAGTACCACGGCGCAGTATCTGCACACGCCTTTAGAACTGAAATAGAACCGTTTGCGCGGGTGCTTGACCAACTCGGCGAGCCTTATCGGCTGCTCGACCGCCAGCAACTGGCCGATGAAATCGGCACAAGCTACTACCATGGTGCACTTTACGCACCGGGGGCATTCCTGATGAATCCGGCAGCGCTGGTCCGTGGACTCGGTGACAGCCAGCCAGAAAACGTGACGATCTACGAAAACTCACCCGTTATCACTGCCAATTATGGCGGCAAGATTACGCTGACAACACCCAACGGGTGTGTACGGGCACAACAGCTTATCCTGGGCACCGGCATCTACACGGAAGAATTTGGGTTTTACAAAAGATCTCTGCTCCCGATCGCCCTATCGGCCAGCTTGTCGCGGTCGCTTACAATTGAAGAACAAAAGGCCCTGGGTGGTCAGGAGGATTGGGGGCTCACACCGGTCGGCATGCCGGGTGTGACCATGCGCTACACCCAGGATCATCGTCTGCTGATTCGTCAG encodes:
- a CDS encoding trimethylamine methyltransferase family protein yields the protein RNSLPPIEPQSADEIESIHQESLRVLAELGMKVTEVQAPKIYTEGGARVDRAEELVYLDPEMVEEVIKTVPAEYIHNARNPHKSVTLGGNHITFSGVAGPAFVSDLDRGRRPGTYVELCDYKKLFQSFDIIHYALGGFEPLDLPENSRHLDILLAQIRYTDKCISTSLLGSNRARDGLNMACILFGIDFDDLPEHVVITGNINTNSPRLLDGPMAGGLIELARAGQPVIVTPFTLAGAMAPVTVIGAITQQNAEALAGIVLTQLVRPGVPVVYGGFTSNVDMRTGSPAFGTPEQTKASLITGQLCRRYQIPFRSSNTNASTSVDAQSAYESEMSLWGAVMGHANMVIHGGGWLEGGLVASFEKLIIDVEMMQMMAAFVEPLAVNDQTLAIDAMREVQPGGHYFGTTHTMARYDTAFYTPVVSDWTNFENWKEAGGLDSAQRANAVWKQVINDYEQPPLDPAILEELEAFIARRKRELIGADAVLR
- a CDS encoding FAD-binding oxidoreductase, translated to MTHIDLLPQDDSTNGWNNILPPRNPNPPLTDTVSPDWVVVGAGFAGLAAARRLAENRPQDQIILLEAQNLAGAASGRNAGFAIDLPHGQQLQDELSVMPRHIRLARSAIDYLQQQIDTHSIECQWSSRGQYHGAVSAHAFRTEIEPFARVLDQLGEPYRLLDRQQLADEIGTSYYHGALYAPGAFLMNPAALVRGLGDSQPENVTIYENSPVITANYGGKITLTTPNGCVRAQQLILGTGIYTEEFGFYKRSLLPIALSASLSRSLTIEEQKALGGQEDWGLTPVGMPGVTMRYTQDHRLLIRQKVEYGPGCRRSDAYRTALRVGHQACFNARFPMLPEVTIEHTWTGFVCVAQNQGHGFGKVADNIHSAICQNGIGVTKGTISGLLAADLACSRDNPLISDLQSLGTPNRLPPQPFLGLGVRANLAWRHWTGRAEK